In Festucalex cinctus isolate MCC-2025b chromosome 1, RoL_Fcin_1.0, whole genome shotgun sequence, the sequence tgtcATGATTTCTTTATTTGATGTTGCAAAATTGAATGTTACAagaattttaaatgttaaaaaaagttaaatgaaaatttGCGACTTGATTTACTTAGAATACATGTTTTTATCTTCTTCGTTACTGATAACACCAAGATAAGATTGAGgctgttattcatttatttatttatttatttatttaaatgtggcTTAAATGTTATGTGACCCTCAGTGGCCATACTTGGTCtccaagtttttatttatttatttatttttaaaatgaaatcatTTATGCTCAGACTGGGAATAAAAAGATGTATGCGTATCCATACTGGTTTTTACCATGTGTCGCAGACTCACCTTAGTGAGGACCTTGATGTCCTCAATCCTGTTGAGTGCATATTTGTAGCCATGAGTATGCTGGCCATTGAGGTAGTCCTGAGCCGCAAATGCAGCTTCTTCCGCTTCAGGAGAGTCACATTTGGGCTGGCGGATACTGAACTGTGCGCACCCAAGCTCCAGTAGTCCCAGGACCACTGTGATAGTTAGTCGATTCATTTTCTGTGCACAAGGATGTGGAAAATCGGAATGAATGATGAGGAAAAGAGGGAGACCTCATGCAAGCTTCAGAGTATTTATAGTACTTTAAATGGGAATACAGCCAAGTTAAACAAGTACTGTCCTTCCTTTCACGTCACGTGTTGGTGGGTGGAACTACATGGTTGGATCaatagtgaaaaaaataaaaataaaagcttggGACTTTGCacctatttttttgtatttcattcattAATATCTAATACCAATTTGTTGAACATGGCTTCATATGGCAAATACTGCTACCTGACATATCAGAATGTGAGTACAGTAAATATGTAAGTAACCTAtcatcttgttttgtttcttcacGGAAAAGTGCTAATACAATACCAGAGAGAAGGGAGCAAGGTCTGCTTTCTAATTCTTGCACTAAAACAAGATTATATGTGTACAATTTACATAGAGTGcattttgtgagtgcaaaagcaTGATTTATAAGTTAGCTTGTGGTACTCCCTTCAACTTGCTCTAACCGTTGACCATGTAagtgatttttcttcttcttaaggTGTACACATGTTCTGAGTTTTCTTGGTGGAACTGCCCAGTACAGACAATTCACACTATAATAATCATGTGTACATCATGTCACATTATTGTTGAGCTAGTTTtaaaagtaagtaagtaagtaagtaagtaagtgacatttttatgaaaatgtttttgtattgaATATGGCATACATAATGAAACAACCTGAAGTGTCTGAAAATGCATGAATGGATGACGAGTAAATGGGCCCCACTGAGGACTCTGAGCAGGGTCCCTCAGTTATCAGTGGCTTGCAcaataaaaaaggatgtttgTCATGGGGCGCTTATTTGAGGACAGCAGCACGCATCGATTTCCAGATAAAGTTGATTCACTGTGTACCATGTAGCAGGGGTTTAAACTGAGACgagatcattattattttggtaCTTGTTGTGAACTTTTTCTTTTGTGGTGTGTCGTGAAggttttctaatgtaaaatgtttggttgtgcaataaaaactaagaaacatgcacaatagtgaagtttttatttttatttttatttttttatttttttttatttttttagtggcttGAAAATCATCCAATTTTCCCAGTTTCCAGGCAACAACTGAATAGTAATTTGCTGTCTGGTTGAACTAAAACTTGGACTTTGTTTCTATACATTTAACAGCGAGTTCGTTAACAGAGCAAACAAAAATGATAATTTGTCGGTCTATTCAAGGTCATCCAGATGTTACTGACCTCGGTGGGGTGCTGAGCGTTGGCTGTGGTACTTCACTGCTATTTCTTACATCGAAAtcataatggattttttttttttttgccattgtcAATGAAAGGCACATTTACAACTACAATTTATTTTCGGACCGATGGTGCAACATGATATGTAAAAAGTCAATCAATTAATAACCTAAACGATATGCAATACACATCAGGTGTAAGTGTGAAGAGACCCCGGTCTGTTGAGCGACTGAAGTTGTGCATAAGGCAAGATTGGGAATCAATTCCACCCATCTTCAGCAATTATAGTGTCCTTAGTACCCCAACACTTGTTGAGTGTTGTTAAAAAGAAAGGTGATGCATCAAAGTGGTGATCATGCCCCTgtccatctttttctttttaaatgtgttgcAGGCTGAGGCATTAAATTCAAAATGAGtgaatattttcaaataaaacataataaacaatgttaaatcaatttgaacattaaatgccttgtttttgttgatgaataGTTTCAAGTTGGAATTATTTAAATTGGTtaagaaatgtggaaggaggTGGTCACTATTTCTTAATTGGGgaattttattgtgaaaatgaaGAAATATTTGATAATGTGACTCCAAATGTATCTCGCTCACGGACGTGTGAATGAAATTGTCATAAAGATTACATCATCATTTATATTCATCATATATACTCATATAGACGTCCATGAGCTCGTACATATTAGTGGTACTAGTACAGTGGTGTCTTCTTGCCCAAATCTTATTAGACCATTCACAATTACGTCATCAGCACACGACACTCGGTGTCAGCGTGCTCCACGACGTCATCATTTGGAGTCGGACAGTCAGTTGTTTCatggttttagttttttttttttttgtagatgtgGTATAAAACAACAGCTCTGAGCTATACTCGTAATGGCAAGTTAGAGCGATATTGGTAGTTTTGAAGGAAGGAATATTAGCAAATGCCGTCACTTGGGAAACGTCACCTTTAATTACCACGGATGGACCTTTTAAAAGTAAGCCTACGGTACGTAATGCTTTCCAGCAATTGCTCACTCGACTTAGCTTAACGAGCTCTCGCAGACGTTTTGTTAGTCGAAGTTTAAAACGTCACTCTATAGTGACAGCTCTGTCAACCGTTTCAATTGTATTGAtgctatatacagtatgtggttTGTAGCCACGTAATGATAAACATCAGTACATCATTGCAACCAAACCACCAAtcccatttattttattctgcTTGAGTaatggattcttttttttctttttcctgtggAGAAAAAACCTTTGCTAATAAAGCAAATTTGACATGACAGGCTATGGAGGgcaattttggggaaaaaaagtaatgttttgaagaagatagatagataggttgatttttttttttacaaagaaaCATGAGTTTGTGTGGAGGGCAATATGATTGAATTACTGTATTATATTTTACAGAAGGTGTTCACAATCTGCACTGGTCAACTGGGCAATGTGTCAGAATCAATGAGGTGAGCACTATCAACTATTTTATTTCACCTGAGCAACAGAGCTCAAATGTCAACGCAAATTCACAGACAATTATGACCAAATTGTCAGGTTATATCATATGATCTTTCACAACAACAATTAAATTAGTGTGCACCAAGTGACATCCAACCCGCGACTATCAGTTATGATTTGTTCCCCTATGTTGTGGTTCATCATTTGTGGCTCCTCTCAATTGCAGATTTTCTAGTGCAATtttttaaatgggtttttagaCAATACCTACATACAGCAATGCCTTtccatgtgggaaaggagagccacaaTCGATGcacttttcatccatttttttgagaaCAGAAAACTACAAACAGTAAGCATACTCATGTAGGATTTGTTGTCGGCCACATCTCACATCCAGACACTCACATGCAGACATAACACACCAATAAGGGTTGAACCTATTAGTCGTGCGTTGACTTTACTAGGGCACAAAGCTACGACCAAATTGTTTTTCAGGGTGTGAGAGTGAGAATGTAATTTGGTGGCATTGGTACgagagtatttttattttaatgctcccACCAACACAAGCACTGTATTTGATGTTGTGGCCAATAGTCACCCTCTTCACGCGATCTGCAGATGTACACGCAGTTCCATTCATAAAACATTTCAAGATGCATTAATTCAGCAAGTTTTTAAATTAGCATGATTTTTTACCTATTGTGGAGTGGAATATATCCCGCCGTGTTAAACTGAGTCACTgtattcaaaattttaaataacTGTGCTCTCACATAACCCCCTCTCCAACTCTTCCAGATGTACTGGATACGGAAGCACCAATGTAAAGTACCTCAAGCAAACAAAGGAATCCATGTATTCAATCAAGGGAGTTTCAGATCTCTCCAGGCAGGCCAAGAGACGTTTGTATTGTAAATGGCAGATGTGGTTGTGGCGGAAATGGAGAGAGAAGTGCTTTTTTGGTTTTATTAGGAGCAGAAAATTGGTGCCAATCAGGGGGCCCAGATCGTGCCTCAACATCATGTCTCAGTCACCAAGAAGTAAAAGGAACTTTCACAGGCATACCTCACCAGTTCTAGAACATTCACAAATTAAAACATCCACTCTTCATTCAGATCAGGAATGTGCTAGtaaagaaacacatttttcacaaacATTCAACTCTCCAGGGACCATCAGTGAATCCACAAACACGGCACCAGAAAGTGTTGTAGAGTATGAATTTGCGGATCCCTCAAAAGAAACACTCAGTGGGCTGAATTCTCGTGTTCAGAAACAAAGAAAGTGTGTTTGTGAAAAGAAGCTTCTTGTTGTCGATGACCACTCAGGACATTGCACCTCTGCCCTTCAAGAAGAAATTGTAAATGCAGATACCAAAATCTCCAGCAAGAACAAAATACTCCCTCAAACTGGAGTTGGACTCTCAGAACTGGCAGACCATATCCATGGtacgtattttatttacttatttatttatttatttatttttaatttcaactgTCCTATGACTTTTTAGCTTTCACAGTGGTGCCATGAGATCCTAGTGACTTAGGAGTTTTTCGAGATATGAGCTATTGCTTagccaatgtatttatttatttttttggtttgactTGCGAGCAAAAATTTGCGATTTGAGCGCTGTGCTGGGGCACGGCACGCGCACCTGCTCACATTAATTTTTTAACGCAGCTTATAATCAGAATTCATAcattcaatttttcattttgcattttgaaaGTTGAATTTATTAAATGTAAGGGTGAGAGTGGTGTGGGGCGTTCGTAATGGCTCAATAGAGGTGTAAATCcctaaccttgctctgcaagatgaaatcttgcggtatttgtgagtttataaactccagagaatacatcttgtaccgagtcCGTTGATATCCACCGATccaaaccactggtggttcggaccaatcacagagcggtaTTGTGTTTGGGGCATGATAAGTagctgtgatgaaaccaggaagcgccAACGCCGGGAGAAacaaacgaccaatcatggacGAATGGGcgctgcaattaattgtgttcttgcagaattactcaccgtttccatGTTGAatattgaacagcgagaggtgaTTCGTGCATTTTTAGTTGATAAAAATGTTCGTGTCTCCTCTCCACAAGAACCAAGAAATTTTCATCTGTGGCCgatattggtcaaaacaaacgcgcACAAGATgccacatcgtccaatcagttcaaagtattgtacagaatgtcccgcctttcccgggagcagtcccagattgatattgtggagaactcccttgagtgaatcacaatatcaatctggctattgccaaaggttagtacccccccccccaaaaaaaaaacataaataaataaataataaaaacatgaacagttaggtgtgtgtgtttaaaagtgTAGACAATATCACCTATAGAGAATATCTTTGCATTTCGGGTTCACCCTGGAATCTCACCTGAAAGCCCAATATCCCTGAATATCGTTAATAAGAGAATTTAATTTCCTGTTTTTGTAATCTTTGTAGAATTTCTCAATGACTTCATCACGAAGTATGGAACTTTCATCCCACTGCAGCAAAGTGATGTGCTCAGACACCTGTCGAAGATGTTTAACACCAATTTCAATGACAGGTGAATCtccaaaagttaaaataaaaaaataataaaaaaaaaaaaagggcgggGGCGGGGAGAAAAAGGACTTTGGATGGCTGGGTACATACATCCTGATAAACACGAGTGTTatgcaaacaaaagaaaaagtgttcatTCTTCTGACCACACGAAATCCCAAATGTGATTCCATTTGCTGTCTTGTGAATTGTTTTATCagattttcacatttctttatcattgttcaaccatttttttaaaaccatgtTTAAGATGACAATAATTTTAAGATAAGGGGAACATTCCATTTTAGTGTATCTACTCACTATGAATACTATGCCATGTCATGTTTTCCACTGTCTAATCAAATGTCCATATTAATTCCTATACACAAAGTAGTCCCTCAAGGTTCTGTCTTAGTGCCAATCACTTTGTCATTGTTCATGTGTTGGGTCAGTTTTTTAGTCAGGTTTTTGGGAGGTGGTCATATCGGTGTTATTCTGACACACAGGTCTGTGATTATGTTACACTGATGCCTACATTCACAGTGTTGTATGTAATTAACTCCATATTTAATTTACTTATGCAGGAGAAATTTCATCTCTGAGGTTGTCAAAGGCAGAATCTGTCTAGTGCTAAAGAAACCTATTCCCTCCTTCCGAGTGGTCTACAAGAAACACACCCTGACACTGGATGATTTGTCCACGTTGGCCCATCAGAATTGGCTCAATGACCAGGTTCATGTGCTCAACATCTCAAGTTGTATATTACTGAGCAGAGCAATACTTGGAACATGAACAGtcttttgtttgtctttctCCTGCTGTAGGTCATAAACATGTATGGCGAATTGATTATGGAAGCTGCCCAACACAAGGTAATCACTACTTAAcaacttcatccatccatccatctatccatcatctaccgcttatccggggtcgggtcgtcggggcagcagctttagaagggaagcccagacttccctctccccagccacttcaaccagctcctccggcggtatcccaaggcgttcccaggccagccgagagacatagtctctccagtgtgtcctgggtcgtccccgcaGCCTtctgccggtgggacatgcccggaacacctttCCAGGGAGGcgcccaggaggcatccgaaccagatgcccgagccacctcaactggctcctctcaacacggaggagcagcggctcgactctgagtccctcccggatgaccgagcttctcaccctatctttAAGAGAGAGCCTGGAcacatttcggccgcttgtatccgggatcttgttctttcggtcacgacccgcagctcgtgaccataggtgagggtagcaacgtagatcgactggtaaatcgagagcttcgccttttggctcagctccttcttcaccacaacggaccaatagagagtccgcatcactgcagacgctgcaccgatccgcctgtcgatctctcgctccgtcctgccctcactcgtgaacaagaccccaagatatttgaactcctccacttggggcaggatctcatccccgacccggagaggacacgccacccttttccgactgaggaccatggtctcggatttggaggtgctgatattcatcccaaccgcttcacactcggctgcgaaccactccagtgagagttggagatcacggctggatgaagccaacagcaccacatcatctgcaaaaagcagagatgcaatgctgaagccaccaaaccggaacccctcaacgcctcggctgcgcctagaaattctgtccataaaagttatgaacagaatcggtgacaaaaggcaaccttggcggagtccaaccctcactggaaacgaatccgacttactgccggcaatgcggaccaaactctgctAACGGTTGTGatagggaccgaacagcccatttcagggggctcggtacccccgtactcccgaaaacacctcccacaggactccccgagggacacggtcgaacgtcttctccaaatccacaaaacacatgtggactggttgagcgaactcccacgcaccctcgaggatcctgcagAGGGTGTAGAGATGGTCCACTGTCCACTACttaacaactcattcactgtcatTGATGGCAGAGATGCAAAATATGTATTGAATTTGAAACTTGTGAGGATTTGTACCACATTAATTTTAAGAGGTGATAAAAAATGACtattattttcttctatttACTGTTTATCATTCTCAGGTCCATTTTCTCAACAGTTTCTTCCACCGACAGCTCATGACCAAGGGTTATAACGGTGTTAAGAGATGGACAAAGCAGGTACTTGTTCTTAATAAATCCCATGTATTACTGGGGTATAACGATGCCTTCCTGAGACTATTCATATTTGACTATATAGCATTATTTTAATTCTAAAGAGCTGGCTTACAGATGAATTGACTTTACCAAAATGCAGGGAAAGAGCAAAGACACTGCTTCACAACCCATAAAAataccaattactactttcccaTTAGCTATCTTAATCATT encodes:
- the LOC144005600 gene encoding sentrin-specific protease 5-like produces the protein MDLLKKVFTICTGQLGNVSESMRCTGYGSTNVKYLKQTKESMYSIKGVSDLSRQAKRRLYCKWQMWLWRKWREKCFFGFIRSRKLVPIRGPRSCLNIMSQSPRSKRNFHRHTSPVLEHSQIKTSTLHSDQECASKETHFSQTFNSPGTISESTNTAPESVVEYEFADPSKETLSGLNSRVQKQRKCVCEKKLLVVDDHSGHCTSALQEEIVNADTKISSKNKILPQTGVGLSELADHIHEFLNDFITKYGTFIPLQQSDVLRHLSKMFNTNFNDRRNFISEVVKGRICLVLKKPIPSFRVVYKKHTLTLDDLSTLAHQNWLNDQVINMYGELIMEAAQHKVHFLNSFFHRQLMTKGYNGVKRWTKQVDLFSKSLLLVPIHLKVHWCLVTADVVRKKICLFDSQGNAPHKVAQNIVTYLMAEAREKQHVSFISGWTVSFNENLPQQTNENDCGVFVLEYSRCLALAQPICFSQRNIPKIRKRIYKELCECKLHE